One Streptomyces sp. SAI-135 DNA segment encodes these proteins:
- a CDS encoding cytochrome P450 gives MTVESVKTEAAVAPGSGEPPLAGGGVPLLGHGLRLARDPLSFLSGLRRHGDVVRLRLGPKTVYAPTTPELTGAVALNPDFIIAGPLWESLEGLVGKEGVATANGPQHRRQRRTIQPAFRLDAIPAYGPVMEEEAQALAERWQPGETVDATLESFRVAVRIAARCLLRGDYMDERAERLCVALTTVFRGMYRRMVIPAGPLYKLPLPANLAFNRALADLHLVVDEIVAERRASGQKPDDLLTALLAAKDANGDPIGEQEIHDQVVAILTPGGETVASTIMWLLQVLAEHPEHADKVCAEVESVTGGRPVAFEDVRSLRYTNYVVVETMRLWPAVWILTRRAVRDTELGGYRIPAGSDIVYSPYAIQRDAKSFDDSAVFDPLRWSPERAKSVPKHAMSPFSTGNRKCPSDHFSMAQLTLLTAALARKYRFEQVAGSDDTPRPGITLRPNRLLVRPMLR, from the coding sequence ATGACCGTCGAATCCGTGAAAACCGAAGCCGCGGTGGCTCCCGGGTCGGGTGAGCCGCCGCTCGCCGGCGGGGGCGTCCCCCTCCTCGGCCACGGCCTGCGTCTGGCCCGTGATCCGCTCAGCTTCCTGTCCGGGCTGCGGCGGCACGGCGATGTCGTCCGCCTCCGGCTCGGCCCCAAGACGGTGTACGCGCCCACCACCCCGGAACTGACCGGAGCCGTGGCCCTCAACCCCGACTTCATCATCGCCGGGCCGCTGTGGGAGTCCCTGGAGGGGCTGGTCGGCAAGGAGGGCGTGGCCACCGCGAACGGCCCGCAGCACCGGCGTCAACGGCGCACCATCCAGCCAGCGTTCCGGCTCGACGCGATACCCGCGTACGGGCCGGTGATGGAGGAGGAGGCGCAGGCGCTGGCCGAGCGCTGGCAGCCCGGCGAGACGGTCGACGCCACCCTGGAGTCCTTCCGGGTGGCCGTGCGCATCGCGGCGCGCTGCCTGCTGCGCGGCGACTACATGGACGAGCGTGCCGAGCGGCTGTGCGTCGCGCTCACGACCGTCTTCCGGGGGATGTACCGGCGGATGGTGATACCCGCGGGGCCGCTGTACAAGCTGCCGCTGCCGGCCAACCTCGCATTCAACCGCGCGTTGGCCGATCTGCATCTCGTGGTCGACGAGATCGTCGCCGAACGACGGGCATCCGGTCAAAAGCCGGACGATTTGCTGACGGCATTGCTGGCGGCGAAGGACGCGAATGGCGACCCCATCGGGGAACAGGAGATCCACGACCAGGTCGTCGCGATACTCACCCCGGGCGGCGAAACCGTCGCGTCCACGATCATGTGGCTGCTTCAGGTGCTCGCCGAACATCCGGAACACGCGGACAAGGTGTGCGCGGAAGTCGAATCGGTCACCGGTGGCCGTCCTGTGGCATTCGAGGACGTACGGTCACTCAGGTACACGAACTATGTGGTGGTCGAGACCATGCGTTTGTGGCCCGCGGTATGGATATTGACGCGACGGGCGGTACGGGACACCGAACTCGGTGGCTATCGCATTCCGGCCGGATCCGACATCGTCTACAGTCCGTACGCCATCCAGCGCGATGCGAAGTCCTTCGACGACAGCGCGGTGTTCGACCCGCTGCGCTGGAGTCCCGAGCGGGCCAAGTCGGTTCCGAAACACGCCATGAGCCCGTTCAGCACCGGCAACCGGAAGTGCCCGAGCGACCACTTCTCGATGGCCCAGCTGACGCTGCTCACGGCGGCGCTGGCCCGGAAGTACCGCTTCGAGCAGGTGGCCGGCTCCGACGACACCCCCCGGCCGGGCATCACCCTGCGGCCGAACCGGCTCCTGGTGAGGCCCATGCTCCGGTGA
- a CDS encoding helix-turn-helix domain-containing protein, with translation MLTNVAAVVLDGVNPFELGVVCEVFGTDRSDDGLPVYDFAVASAEGPTLTSRSGFSLHVEHGLERLESADLIAVPAGAHYETREFPPELLAALRRGVERGARVLSVCSGVFVLAAAGLLDGRRSAVHWKHVDELTRAYPRLTVEPDVLYVDADPVITSAGTAAGIDACLHIVRKEQGPEVANKIARRMVVPPHRDGGQAQYIERPLPASKCDTVGEVLVWMERHLDEDVTVEQLAERALMSPRTFARRFQQETGTTPYRWILRQRVLLAQRLLEATDETVDAIAGRTGFGTAAALRHQFLRAVGTTPNAYRRTFQGPEAAA, from the coding sequence ATGCTGACGAACGTGGCCGCCGTCGTCCTGGACGGCGTGAACCCCTTCGAACTCGGTGTCGTCTGCGAGGTGTTCGGGACCGACCGCAGCGACGACGGGCTGCCCGTGTACGACTTCGCGGTCGCCTCGGCCGAGGGGCCCACCCTCACCTCGCGCTCGGGCTTCTCCCTGCACGTCGAGCACGGTCTGGAGCGGCTGGAGTCGGCCGACCTGATCGCGGTTCCGGCCGGTGCCCACTACGAGACACGGGAGTTCCCGCCCGAGCTGCTGGCGGCCCTGCGGCGCGGGGTCGAGCGCGGCGCCCGGGTGCTCAGCGTCTGCTCCGGCGTCTTCGTGCTGGCCGCCGCCGGACTGCTCGACGGCCGCCGCTCGGCCGTGCACTGGAAGCACGTGGACGAGCTGACCCGGGCGTATCCCCGGCTGACCGTCGAGCCGGACGTCCTCTACGTCGACGCGGACCCGGTGATCACCTCCGCGGGCACCGCCGCCGGCATCGACGCCTGTCTGCACATCGTGCGCAAGGAGCAGGGCCCCGAGGTCGCCAACAAGATCGCCCGCCGGATGGTCGTACCCCCGCACCGGGACGGCGGACAGGCCCAGTACATCGAGCGGCCGCTGCCCGCGTCGAAGTGCGACACCGTGGGCGAGGTGCTGGTGTGGATGGAGCGGCACCTCGACGAGGACGTCACCGTCGAGCAGCTCGCCGAGCGCGCGCTGATGTCCCCGCGGACCTTCGCCCGCCGCTTCCAGCAGGAGACGGGGACGACCCCCTACCGCTGGATCCTGCGCCAGCGCGTCCTGCTGGCCCAGCGGCTGCTGGAGGCGACGGACGAGACGGTGGACGCGATCGCGGGCCGAACGGGGTTCGGCACCGCGGCCGCGCTGCGCCACCAGTTCCTGCGGGCGGTCGGCACCACTCCGAACGCCTACCGGCGCACTTTCCAGGGCCCGGAGGCGGCCGCCTGA
- the cyc1 gene encoding epi-isozizaene synthase yields MPAFPHSTTSTPTAIAVPPSLSLPVIEAAFPRQLHPYWPRLQEKTRTWLLEKRLMPAAKVAEYADGLCYTDLMAGYYLGAPDEVLQAIADYSAWFFVWDDRHDRDIVHHRPGAWRRLRFRLHAALDSPREHLHHEDPLVAAFADCMVRLYSFLPQTWNTRFAGHFHDVIEAYDREFRNRTRGTIPTVEEYLALRRLTFAHWIWTDLLELSAGCELPDRIRKNPAYGRAALLSQEFAAWYNDLCSLPKEIAGDEVHNLGISLIKHQGLTLEEAIREMRRLIEKCVDAFLVAESDAYRLADGLDDGTVRGKELKAAVRACVRNMRNWFSTVYWFHHESGRYMVDSWDDRSTPPYVNNEAAGEK; encoded by the coding sequence GTGCCTGCTTTCCCACACAGCACCACATCGACGCCGACGGCGATCGCGGTTCCACCGTCGCTCTCTCTCCCGGTGATCGAGGCAGCGTTTCCCAGGCAACTGCACCCGTATTGGCCCAGGCTCCAGGAGAAGACCCGTACCTGGCTTCTGGAAAAGCGGCTCATGCCGGCGGCCAAGGTTGCGGAATATGCCGACGGACTGTGCTACACGGACCTCATGGCGGGGTACTACCTCGGCGCACCCGACGAGGTCCTCCAGGCGATAGCGGACTACAGCGCGTGGTTCTTCGTCTGGGACGACCGGCACGACCGGGACATCGTCCACCACCGTCCGGGCGCGTGGCGGCGGCTGAGGTTCCGGTTGCACGCGGCGCTGGACTCCCCGCGGGAGCATCTGCACCACGAGGATCCGCTGGTCGCCGCGTTCGCCGACTGCATGGTGCGGCTGTACTCGTTCCTGCCGCAGACCTGGAACACCCGGTTCGCCGGGCACTTCCACGACGTGATCGAAGCCTACGACCGGGAATTCCGCAATCGCACCCGGGGAACCATTCCCACGGTCGAGGAATACCTGGCACTGCGCCGACTCACCTTCGCGCACTGGATCTGGACGGACCTCCTGGAGCTCAGCGCGGGGTGTGAACTCCCGGACAGGATAAGGAAAAACCCGGCGTACGGGCGGGCGGCCCTGCTGAGCCAGGAATTCGCCGCCTGGTACAACGACCTCTGTTCGCTGCCCAAGGAAATCGCGGGCGATGAGGTCCACAATCTCGGCATCAGTCTCATCAAACACCAGGGGCTGACCCTCGAAGAGGCGATCCGGGAAATGCGAAGGCTCATCGAGAAATGCGTGGACGCATTCCTCGTGGCCGAGTCCGACGCTTACCGTCTCGCCGACGGCCTCGACGACGGCACCGTGCGCGGAAAGGAACTTAAGGCCGCCGTCCGGGCCTGTGTCCGCAATATGCGCAACTGGTTCAGCACCGTCTACTGGTTCCACCACGAGTCCGGCCGTTACATGGTCGACAGCTGGGACGACCGGTCCACGCCCCCGTACGTCAACAACGAAGCGGCAGGTGAGAAATGA
- a CDS encoding sodium:solute symporter family protein, which yields MNDGVNGVALTVFILFFLAVTVMGFLAARWRKAENEHSLDEWGLGGRSFGTWITWFLLGGDLYTAYTFVAVPAAIYAAGAAGFFAVPYTILVYPLIFTFLPRLWSVSHKHGYVTTSDFVRGRFGSKGLSLAVAVTGILATMPYIALQLVGIQAVLDVMGVGGGEDTNWFVKDLPLLIAFGVLAAYTYSSGLRAPALIAFVKDTLIYIVIAVAIIYIPIKLGGFDDVFGAASEKYTAAKAGGLVPLEAGQWTYATLALGSALALFMYPHSITATLSSRSREVIRRNTTILPLYSLMLGLLALLGFMAIAAGVKVTNPQLAIPQLFEDMFPDWFAGVAFAAIGIGALVPAAIMSIAAANLFTRNIYKDFIKPHATPAQETKVSKLVSLLVKVGALVFVLTMDKTVAINFQLLGGIWILQTFPALVGGLFTRWFHRWALLAGWAVGMVYGTVAAYGVASPTQKHFGGSAKEIPGIGEIGYIGLTAFVLNVLVTVVLTFVLKAAKAPDGIDETSPEDYTADAGDPGVQVELPPATAGTSH from the coding sequence GTGAACGACGGCGTCAACGGTGTGGCTCTCACCGTCTTCATCCTCTTCTTCCTGGCCGTCACGGTGATGGGCTTCCTGGCCGCGCGCTGGCGCAAGGCCGAGAACGAGCACAGCCTCGACGAGTGGGGCCTGGGCGGCCGCTCGTTCGGCACCTGGATCACCTGGTTCCTGCTCGGCGGCGACCTCTACACGGCGTACACCTTCGTCGCGGTGCCCGCGGCCATCTACGCGGCGGGCGCGGCCGGCTTCTTCGCGGTGCCGTACACGATCCTGGTGTACCCGCTGATCTTCACGTTCCTGCCCCGCCTGTGGTCGGTCAGCCACAAGCACGGATACGTCACCACCTCGGACTTCGTGCGCGGCCGCTTCGGCTCGAAGGGTCTGTCGCTGGCCGTGGCGGTCACCGGCATCCTCGCGACCATGCCGTACATCGCGCTCCAACTGGTGGGCATCCAGGCGGTCCTGGACGTCATGGGCGTCGGCGGCGGCGAGGACACGAACTGGTTCGTCAAGGACCTCCCGCTGCTGATCGCCTTCGGTGTCCTCGCGGCCTACACGTACTCCTCCGGGCTCAGGGCCCCCGCGCTGATCGCATTCGTGAAGGACACGCTGATCTACATCGTCATCGCGGTGGCGATCATCTACATCCCGATCAAGCTGGGCGGCTTCGACGACGTCTTCGGCGCGGCGAGCGAGAAGTACACGGCGGCCAAGGCGGGCGGCCTTGTCCCGCTGGAGGCGGGCCAATGGACCTACGCCACGCTGGCGTTGGGCTCCGCGCTCGCGCTGTTCATGTACCCGCACTCGATCACCGCGACGCTCTCCTCCCGCAGCCGTGAGGTGATCCGCCGCAACACCACGATCCTGCCGCTGTACTCGCTGATGCTCGGCCTGCTGGCCCTGCTCGGCTTCATGGCGATCGCGGCCGGGGTCAAGGTCACCAACCCGCAGCTGGCCATCCCGCAGCTCTTCGAGGACATGTTCCCGGACTGGTTCGCGGGCGTGGCCTTCGCGGCGATCGGCATCGGAGCCCTGGTCCCCGCGGCCATCATGTCGATCGCGGCCGCGAACCTCTTCACCCGCAACATCTACAAGGACTTCATCAAGCCGCACGCCACTCCCGCCCAGGAGACGAAGGTCTCCAAGCTGGTGTCCCTGCTGGTGAAGGTGGGTGCCCTGGTCTTCGTCCTGACGATGGACAAGACGGTCGCGATCAACTTCCAGCTGCTGGGCGGCATCTGGATCCTGCAGACCTTCCCGGCCCTGGTCGGCGGCCTGTTCACCCGCTGGTTCCACCGCTGGGCGCTGCTCGCCGGCTGGGCGGTCGGCATGGTCTACGGCACGGTCGCCGCGTACGGGGTCGCCTCCCCGACCCAGAAGCACTTCGGCGGCTCGGCCAAGGAGATCCCGGGCATCGGCGAGATCGGCTACATCGGCCTGACGGCGTTCGTGCTCAACGTCCTGGTCACGGTGGTCCTGACCTTCGTCCTGAAGGCCGCCAAGGCCCCGGACGGCATCGACGAGACCAGCCCGGAGGACTACACGGCGGACGCGGGCGACCCGGGGGTCCAGGTAGAACTTCCCCCGGCAACCGCGGGAACCTCGCACTGA
- a CDS encoding GNAT family N-acetyltransferase, whose protein sequence is MDILIRPAEPTDYDPLGDITARAYLNDGLLAFGDEDDWYFHELKNVAKRAESSEVLVATGNGRILGGVTYVPSGGPLAELARPGEAEIRMLAVAHEARGQGVGQALVRACVDRAAASGADLVLCTQPTMHTAHRLYERLGFTRVPARDWHPIPGDDFTLLTYKLTL, encoded by the coding sequence ATGGACATACTGATCCGCCCCGCCGAACCCACCGACTACGACCCCCTCGGCGACATCACGGCAAGGGCCTACCTGAACGACGGCCTCCTCGCTTTCGGCGACGAGGACGACTGGTACTTCCACGAACTCAAGAACGTGGCCAAGCGGGCGGAATCCTCAGAGGTCCTGGTAGCTACAGGGAACGGCCGGATCCTCGGCGGAGTCACCTACGTCCCCTCCGGCGGCCCCCTGGCCGAACTCGCCCGCCCCGGAGAGGCCGAGATCCGCATGCTCGCCGTAGCCCACGAGGCCCGCGGCCAAGGCGTGGGACAGGCCCTCGTGCGGGCCTGCGTCGACCGCGCGGCAGCCTCGGGCGCGGACCTCGTCCTGTGCACCCAGCCCACCATGCACACCGCGCACCGCCTCTACGAGCGTCTCGGATTCACCCGCGTCCCCGCACGCGACTGGCACCCGATCCCCGGTGACGACTTCACGCTCCTCACCTACAAGTTGACGCTCTGA
- a CDS encoding carbon starvation CstA family protein: MRTANVRTIVIWTLVALVGATGWAVLALARGEDVSAAWMVAAALGSYAIGYRFYAKFIAHKVLKVDGTRATPAERLDNGIDFHPTDRRVLLGHHFAAIAGAGPLVGPVLAAQMGYLPGTIWIIAGVIFAGAVQDMVVLFFSTRRDGRSLGQMAREEIGPFGGAAALIAAFAIMIILLGVLALVIVNALAASPWGTFSIAMTIPIALLMGFYLRVLRPGRVAEVSLIGVGLLLLALVAGRWVAESSWAATFTLAPSTLVVWLVAYGFIASILPVWMLLAPRDYLSTFMKIGTIALLALGVVIALPTLRMDAVTDFASRGDGPVFAGSLFPFVFITIACGALSGFHALISSGTTPKMIQKETQVRMIGYGSMLMESSVAIMALVAASIIDPGLYFAMNAPAGVIGTTVDNASQVVTGWGYSISPADLAQAAKNVEESSLLSRTGGAPTLAVGVSEIFSKVTGGSLRAFWYHFAIMFEALFILTALDAGTRVGRFMLQDMLGNVYRPFRNISWKPGLVLTSALVCALWGYFLWVGVHEPLGGINQLFPIFGISNQLLAAVALAVCTTLLVKSGRLKWAWITGVPLAWDATVTLTASFQKVFSSDPKVGFFKQRSVFQDAIDDGKVLPPAKSMDDMHTVVTNSTVDGILTAVLALLIVVVIADALRVCVRHVRRPALSTLSEAPYVESRIVAPAGLVPTRAEKEEARDAVAPTGV; the protein is encoded by the coding sequence GTGCGTACCGCGAACGTCCGAACCATCGTCATCTGGACCCTCGTCGCCCTGGTCGGCGCGACCGGCTGGGCCGTGCTCGCGCTCGCCCGGGGCGAGGACGTCTCCGCCGCCTGGATGGTCGCGGCCGCCCTCGGGTCGTACGCGATCGGCTACCGCTTCTACGCGAAGTTCATCGCCCACAAGGTCCTGAAGGTCGACGGGACCAGGGCCACCCCGGCCGAACGCCTCGACAACGGCATCGACTTCCACCCCACCGACCGCCGGGTCCTGCTCGGCCACCACTTCGCCGCGATCGCCGGCGCGGGACCGCTGGTCGGCCCGGTCCTCGCCGCGCAGATGGGGTATCTGCCCGGCACGATCTGGATCATCGCGGGCGTCATCTTCGCCGGCGCGGTCCAGGACATGGTGGTGCTGTTCTTCTCCACGCGGCGCGACGGCCGTTCGCTCGGGCAGATGGCCCGCGAGGAGATCGGCCCGTTCGGCGGCGCGGCCGCGCTGATCGCCGCCTTCGCCATCATGATCATCCTGCTCGGGGTGCTGGCCCTGGTCATCGTCAACGCCCTCGCGGCCTCACCCTGGGGCACCTTCTCCATCGCGATGACGATCCCGATCGCCCTGCTGATGGGCTTCTACCTGCGCGTCCTGCGCCCCGGCCGGGTCGCCGAGGTCTCCCTCATCGGCGTGGGACTGCTGCTGCTCGCGCTGGTCGCGGGCCGCTGGGTCGCCGAGTCCTCGTGGGCCGCCACCTTCACCCTGGCGCCCTCGACGCTGGTCGTCTGGCTGGTGGCGTACGGCTTCATCGCCTCGATCCTGCCGGTGTGGATGCTCCTGGCTCCCCGCGACTACCTGTCCACCTTCATGAAGATCGGCACGATCGCGCTGCTCGCCCTAGGGGTCGTCATCGCGCTGCCGACGCTGCGGATGGACGCGGTGACGGACTTCGCCTCGCGCGGCGACGGGCCGGTGTTCGCGGGCTCGCTGTTCCCGTTCGTCTTCATCACGATCGCCTGCGGGGCCCTGTCCGGCTTCCACGCCCTGATATCGAGCGGTACGACGCCGAAGATGATCCAGAAGGAGACGCAGGTCCGGATGATCGGCTACGGCTCCATGCTGATGGAGTCGTCGGTCGCGATCATGGCGCTGGTCGCGGCGAGCATCATCGACCCGGGGCTGTACTTCGCGATGAACGCGCCGGCCGGGGTCATCGGCACGACGGTGGACAACGCCTCGCAGGTGGTGACCGGTTGGGGCTACTCCATCTCCCCCGCCGATCTCGCGCAGGCGGCGAAGAACGTCGAGGAGTCGAGCCTGCTCTCGCGCACCGGCGGCGCCCCGACCCTCGCCGTCGGCGTCTCGGAGATCTTCTCCAAGGTGACCGGCGGGAGCCTGAGGGCCTTCTGGTACCACTTCGCGATCATGTTCGAGGCGCTGTTCATCCTGACCGCCCTGGACGCCGGCACACGCGTGGGCCGGTTCATGCTCCAGGACATGCTGGGGAACGTCTACCGGCCGTTCAGGAACATCAGCTGGAAGCCGGGGCTCGTTCTCACCAGCGCGCTCGTCTGCGCCCTGTGGGGCTACTTCCTGTGGGTCGGCGTCCATGAACCCCTCGGCGGGATCAACCAGCTCTTCCCGATCTTCGGCATCTCCAACCAGCTGCTCGCCGCGGTCGCCCTGGCCGTCTGCACCACCCTGCTGGTGAAGTCGGGGCGCCTCAAGTGGGCCTGGATCACCGGGGTCCCGCTCGCCTGGGACGCGACCGTCACGCTCACGGCCAGCTTCCAGAAGGTGTTCTCCAGCGACCCCAAGGTCGGCTTCTTCAAGCAGCGTTCGGTGTTCCAGGACGCCATCGACGACGGCAAGGTGCTGCCGCCCGCCAAGAGCATGGACGACATGCACACCGTGGTCACCAACTCCACGGTCGACGGCATCCTGACGGCCGTGCTCGCCCTGCTGATCGTGGTGGTGATCGCGGACGCGCTGCGGGTCTGCGTCCGCCACGTCCGCCGTCCCGCCCTGTCCACGCTCAGTGAGGCCCCGTACGTCGAGTCGAGGATCGTGGCCCCGGCCGGGCTGGTCCCGACCCGCGCGGAGAAGGAGGAGGCACGTGATGCGGTCGCTCCGACGGGCGTGTAG
- a CDS encoding ribonucleoside-diphosphate reductase subunit alpha: MTIAPADPASATTPVDEDGPGTALLRTLTELTADLPDADPGRVAAAALRGRSARGTSAEMIAELRELATEAAAGLISEDPAYSRLAARLLTVSIAAEAASQGVTSFTGSVAVGHREGLVADRTAEFVRVHAERLDALVDTGADDRFGYFGLRTLHSRYLLRHPITRKVIETPQHFMLRVAAGLAEDDTVHALEEVAALYRLMSRLDYLPSSPTLFNSGTRHPQMSSCYLLDSPKDELDSIYDRYHQVARLSKHAGGIGIAYSRIRSRGSLIRGTNGHSNGIVPFLKTLDASVAAVNQGGRRKGAAAVYLETWHSDIEEFLELRDNTGEDARRTHNLNLAHWIPDEFMRRVNADAQWSLFSPADVPELVDLWGEEFDAAYRAAEHKGLAKKTIPARDLYGRMMRTLAQTGNGWMTFKDAANRTANQTALPGHTVHSSNLCTEILEVTDDGETAVCNLGSVNLGAFVDTTTGDIDWERLDATVRTAVTFLDRVVDINFYPTEQAGRSNARWRPVGLGAMGLQDVFFKLRLPFDSPEAQRLSTRIAERIMLAAYEASTDLAERNGPLPAWEKTRTAQGVLHPDHYATDLAWPERWAALRERMATTGLRNSLLLAIAPTATIASIAGVYECIEPQVSNLFKRETLSGEFLQVNSYLVNDLKALGVWDARTREALREANGSVQGFAWIPEDVRALYRTAWEIPQRSLIDMAAARTPFLDQSQSLNLFLETPTIGKLSSMYAYAWKSGLKTTYYLRSRPATRIARAAQATVPVQQVPSEEAVACSLENPESCEACQ, translated from the coding sequence GTGACCATCGCGCCGGCCGATCCGGCTTCAGCGACCACCCCCGTGGACGAGGACGGTCCCGGAACCGCCCTGCTGCGGACCCTGACCGAGCTGACCGCCGACCTCCCCGACGCCGACCCCGGCCGGGTCGCCGCCGCCGCCCTGCGGGGCCGCTCGGCGCGCGGGACCTCCGCGGAGATGATCGCGGAGTTGCGCGAGCTGGCCACCGAGGCGGCGGCCGGCCTCATCTCCGAGGACCCCGCGTACAGCAGGCTGGCAGCCCGGCTGCTGACCGTCTCCATCGCGGCCGAGGCCGCCTCTCAGGGCGTCACCTCGTTCACCGGCTCGGTCGCCGTCGGCCACCGCGAGGGCCTCGTCGCCGACCGGACCGCCGAGTTCGTGCGGGTCCACGCCGAGCGGCTGGACGCACTGGTGGACACCGGGGCCGACGACCGCTTCGGCTACTTCGGCCTGCGCACCCTGCACAGCCGCTACCTCCTGCGGCACCCGATCACCCGCAAGGTCATCGAGACGCCCCAGCACTTCATGCTCCGGGTGGCGGCCGGCCTCGCCGAGGACGACACGGTCCACGCCCTGGAGGAGGTCGCCGCGCTCTACCGGCTCATGAGCCGCCTGGACTACCTCCCCTCCTCCCCCACCCTGTTCAACTCCGGTACCCGGCACCCCCAGATGTCGTCCTGCTACCTCCTGGACTCCCCGAAGGACGAGCTCGACTCCATCTACGACCGCTACCACCAGGTCGCCCGGCTCTCCAAGCACGCCGGTGGCATCGGCATCGCGTACTCCCGCATCCGCAGCCGCGGTTCGCTGATCCGCGGCACCAACGGGCACTCCAACGGCATCGTCCCGTTCCTGAAGACGCTGGACGCGAGTGTCGCCGCCGTGAACCAGGGCGGCCGGCGCAAGGGCGCCGCCGCCGTCTACCTGGAGACCTGGCACTCCGACATCGAGGAGTTCCTGGAGCTCAGGGACAACACCGGTGAGGACGCCCGCCGTACGCACAACCTGAACCTCGCGCACTGGATCCCGGACGAGTTCATGCGCCGGGTCAACGCGGACGCCCAGTGGTCCCTCTTCTCTCCCGCCGACGTGCCCGAGCTGGTCGACCTGTGGGGCGAGGAGTTCGACGCGGCCTACCGCGCGGCCGAACACAAGGGGCTCGCGAAGAAGACCATTCCGGCCCGTGACCTCTACGGCCGCATGATGCGCACCCTCGCGCAGACCGGCAACGGCTGGATGACCTTCAAGGACGCCGCCAACCGCACGGCCAACCAGACGGCACTGCCCGGGCACACGGTCCACTCCTCCAACCTCTGCACGGAGATCCTGGAGGTCACGGACGACGGGGAGACGGCGGTCTGCAACCTGGGGTCGGTGAACCTCGGGGCGTTCGTCGACACGACGACCGGTGACATCGACTGGGAGCGGCTGGACGCCACCGTCCGCACCGCCGTGACCTTCCTCGACCGGGTCGTGGACATCAACTTCTACCCGACCGAGCAGGCCGGCCGGTCCAACGCCAGGTGGCGGCCGGTCGGTCTCGGCGCCATGGGCCTCCAGGACGTCTTCTTCAAGCTGCGGCTGCCCTTCGACTCGCCCGAGGCCCAGCGGCTCTCCACCCGGATCGCCGAGCGCATCATGCTCGCCGCCTACGAGGCCTCCACCGACCTCGCCGAGCGCAACGGCCCGCTGCCGGCCTGGGAGAAGACCCGTACCGCGCAAGGCGTGCTGCACCCGGACCACTACGCCACCGACCTCGCCTGGCCCGAGCGCTGGGCGGCGCTGCGCGAGCGGATGGCCACCACGGGCCTGCGCAACAGCCTCCTGCTCGCCATCGCGCCCACCGCCACCATCGCCTCGATCGCCGGGGTGTACGAGTGCATCGAGCCGCAGGTCTCCAACCTGTTCAAGCGCGAGACGCTGTCCGGGGAGTTCCTCCAGGTCAACTCCTACCTGGTGAACGACCTCAAGGCTCTCGGCGTCTGGGACGCCCGCACCCGTGAGGCGCTGCGCGAAGCGAACGGCTCGGTGCAGGGCTTCGCATGGATCCCCGAGGACGTACGGGCGCTGTACCGGACGGCGTGGGAGATCCCGCAGCGCTCTCTGATCGACATGGCGGCGGCGCGGACCCCGTTCCTCGACCAGTCGCAGTCCCTGAACCTCTTCCTGGAGACGCCGACCATCGGCAAGCTCTCCTCGATGTACGCGTACGCCTGGAAGTCCGGGCTGAAGACGACGTACTACCTGCGCTCGCGCCCGGCGACGAGGATCGCCCGCGCGGCCCAGGCGACTGTCCCCGTACAGCAGGTGCCCTCGGAAGAAGCCGTGGCCTGCTCCCTGGAGAACCCCGAGTCCTGCGAGGCCTGCCAGTGA
- a CDS encoding DUF3311 domain-containing protein, with translation MSDAPEVRPPVVTPVRVVIALCLLAPFVAMLWVGSYAKVDPEFIGIPFFYWYQMLWVLISTALTMVAYQLWRRDQRARRGGAK, from the coding sequence ATGTCGGATGCGCCTGAAGTGAGACCACCGGTGGTGACACCGGTACGGGTGGTCATCGCCCTCTGCCTGCTCGCCCCGTTCGTGGCGATGCTCTGGGTCGGCTCGTACGCCAAGGTCGACCCCGAGTTCATCGGCATCCCGTTCTTCTACTGGTACCAGATGCTGTGGGTGCTGATCTCCACCGCGCTGACCATGGTCGCGTACCAGCTCTGGCGGCGTGACCAGCGCGCCCGTCGCGGAGGTGCCAAGTGA
- a CDS encoding YbdD/YjiX family protein: MRSLRRACRAVRWYVRELIDESAYDRYVAHVRKDHPQAPVPTRRAFERMRTARQEGDPRQGFRCC, from the coding sequence ATGCGGTCGCTCCGACGGGCGTGTAGGGCCGTTCGCTGGTACGTCCGCGAACTGATCGACGAGTCGGCGTACGACCGCTATGTCGCCCATGTGCGCAAGGACCATCCGCAGGCGCCGGTGCCGACCCGGCGGGCGTTCGAGCGGATGAGGACGGCCCGTCAGGAAGGTGACCCCCGCCAGGGCTTCCGCTGCTGTTGA